The Faecalibaculum rodentium genome segment GATAGATTATACACCATTCGCGCAAAATCCAATAAACATATAATTAATTTGTATATTTAGATTCCCTTTATCAAGAAACAATCACAGACTGGAGAATATTCACGGTTTCTTCAATGCCCAGGCTGCTCGTTTTCAGGCACAGGTCATAGTACCAGGCTCTGCCCCAGGAGTGTCCTGTGTAGTATTTATAGTACGAGGCACGCTTCTTGTTCTTTTCCTTGAAGCGCCTGTCAAAGTCTTTTTCGTTCTCGCCGTAGATCGTCTTGATCCGGTCCTTCTTCCAGGCTTCATCGGCGTAGATGAAGACATTGAGGACATCCGTCCTGTCTTCCAGGATATAGTCGGCGCAGCGTCCCACAATGACACAGTTCCCCTTTTCCGCCAGGTCCAGGATCACCTTGCGCTGGGCGAGAAACAGCGAGTCCGAGAGGGAGAAAAAACCCATATTCCACATATTCCAGGACGTGATGTCCTCTCCATGCCGCTCGATGTACTCCGGGGCATAGCCGCTCTGTGCGGCGATCTTCGCAATGAGGGAATAATCGTAATACTCCCAGCCCAGCCGGTTCGCCAGTTCCTTTGCGATCGTTCGGCCGCCTGACCCGAATTCCCGGGTAATTGTGATCACTCGTTTCATACTTGTTCCTTTCTTTCTGCACATTCTGTTGTAAAATGCGCTTTTTTTGACACAACAGACCTGGATCTGAAACTCTCTCTCATTCCAGGCATTCCGCGCTACCTGCCTCCGCGACGCTCCGGATCCACGGCTTTGCCGTAATCCGGAAGGTCGCGGGCAATGTCGTAGACCGTGACCATGCCCTGAATCCGTTCCTTATTGTCCTTGACAAACAGGATCGCCAGACGCTGTCTTGCAGGTTTGCAGAAACGGGCTTCCAGGATGTGTACCGGGTCGTTTTCGTGACAGAACTCATAGCGCTCTCCATCAGGGTGGTCCAGCCTGACGTCTTCCAGCCACTGACTCATGGTCTCCTGCCGTTTCAGTTGCTTTCCGCTGACCAGCCGGCGGAACACCGCATTTTCGCTGAATACCCCGGCCAGCTTTCCGTCTTTCCGGATGGGGATCCGCTTGACATGCTTCGTCTTCATCAGATCCAGCAGCTCTCCCACGGTGCTGTTCATGTCGCCCCACAAAATGCCGGTCGTCATGATGTCTTTCGCCCGGGTGGGGTTCTCCACGCGGGCAATGACATCCTTCAGCTGTTCCATGAGCACAGGCTGTACGACAAAACCCGGCTGTCCCTGGATCTCCACATTGTTGTGGACGAGGATGTTGCGCAGGCCGCGGATTGTGTGAATGGTTTCCCGGTGGCTGTCAAAGTCCTCCAGCCCCGCCAGATAGTAATAGGGCGAGTCCTTGTCCTCCAGGTCATAGCGGGCCCGGACCAGGCTTTCAAAGGACTGGCAGAGGTTCAGGAACGATTCGTTGTCCTGGTTCATGGGCGTTCATAGCGGACATGGCGGTAGGCCAGCCCGTTTTCCTCCTGTCTTCCAAGTTCGGTGGCTTTCCAGGCATTGGCATCGAAGGCGGGAAAGTACACATCGGCGTCTGCATCGGCATCCACTTCCGTGAGCACCAGTGCACCGGCATATGGCAGCATCTGTGCATACAGACTCGCCCCCCCTATGCCGTAGACCAGTTCGTCCTTCGGGCCGTAGGCTTCAAGAAAGGCCTCGAGACTGTCGAAAATCTCGATGTCGGGATCGTCGCTGGTCATGGTCCGGGAAATCACCACATGGTGGCGGCCCGGGAGTTTGTGCGGGAGGGAGTCGAAGGTGTGTCGGCCCATGACAATGGTGTGGCCTCTGGTGGTCCGGGCGAAAAATTTGAGGTCTCCCGGGATGTCGAAAATGAGGTCGTTGTCCCTGCCCAGTTCCAGGTTCCGGCCCACGGCCGCAATGAGTTCCAGTTTCATGGCGGACCTCACTGTGTGAGGGCAAAGCGCAGTTTGCCCATGTGTTCATAGTTCTCCAGCTTCACGCTGGTGCAGGCGGTGCTGGAATCGAAGTCTTCAAACTCCGTTATGGCCGGGTCGATCCAGAGGGTCGGCGCAGGCTTCGGCTCTTCCTCCTGCCAGCGGCGGAGCTGTTCCTTCATGCCCTCGACCTGGTCCACGTAGATGTGGGCATCCTTGATGGACCAGTCCATGGTTCCCGGCTCCAGTCCCGTGACCTGGGCGATCATCATGAGCAGGACGGCATACTGGGCGACGTTGAAAGGCAGGCCCAGGGGGACGTCGCAGCTGCGCTGGTGGACCCACAGGTTGAGCTTGCCGTCGGTGACATCCCATTCGGTACTCCAGACACAGGGGGGGAGCACGGCGGTGTCAAGTTCGCTTTCCTGCCAGAGGGAAACGACTCTGCGGCGGTCTTCCGGGTCGTTGCGCAGGCTGTCAATGAGGCGCTGCGGGAGCCGGTATTTGTCCATGACGTAGCCATAGGCGGTGCCGATCGTATGGGCAAAGGACGGATCGAAGGACTTCAGGACTTTGCCTGTGTCTTCGTCGATCCACTTCCCTTCTTCGTTGATTTCCCACTTGTCCCAGATGTGGACATTGCGGTCCTGGAGCCAGCGCACGTCGTTGCTCCGGGCCTGCCAGATCCAGAGGATTTCCAGCACGGCCTGACGGATGAAGAGCTGCTTGGTGGTCAGGGCCGGAAAGCCGTCTTTAAGGTCAATCCGGAAGTGCCAGGACGGGATCTTGATGGAGTCGGTTCCGGTGCGGTTGTGCACGCGCTGGCCGTGGTCCAGGATTTCCCGGGCCAGGGTGCAGTACTGATCATCCCAGGCGGGCATTGGCGTCGTGCTCCAGCCGGTCGGTGTTGGCGGGCAACACCACGTTCTCGACGAAGTGGGCCAGGCCGTCCTGGTCGTTGGTTTCCTTGAGAACCACATCGGCGATTTTCTTGAGTTCGTCACTGGCGTTGGCCATGGCCACGCCCAGACCCACGGTTTCGATCATGGCTTCGTCGTTTTCCGCATCGCCGAAGGCCACCACGTGATCCGGGGTGATGCCGTAGTGCTTGCAGGCCTTTTCAATACCGAAGCCCTTGTTGATCCGGGGATCCATGTATTCGTAGAGGTTGTCGGCGGTCTGCATGCTGGTGTAGGCGGGATCGGAGAAGGTCGTGGCCCGTTGGCGGACAGCGGGCATGAGTTCCGGGTCCAGGAAGAGGATCAGCTTGTCGATCTCCCGGCCGGGGAGGAATTCCTGGAGATCCACCTCGTGTTCGTGTTCGCAGAAGAGTTTCGCATGGGCCCTTGTCTTTTCGGTGGACTTGCTGACAAAGCGGTCATTGCCGAGCATGCACTGGAAGATGACGTCCATGTCCTTGAAGTGCTCCATGATTTCCAGGATCTTGTCGCCGGAGAGCGGGTAGTATTTGTGTTTGGCTTTGGTGCGCATGTCGTAGAGGGCCCCGCCGTTCATGCCAATGAGGAAGGAAATGTCGTTTTCCAGGCCCCAGTCATGGACGAGGATCTGGCCGGATTCCACGGGGCGGCCGGAGGCAATGCCAAAGAGGATGCCGCGGTTCTTGAGTTCCCGGAGGACTTTGCGGGTTTCTGCGCTGACCTGTTTGTGGCTGTCGAGCAGGGTGCCGTCCAGGTCGGTGGCGATCATGGTCACCAGGGGTTGTTCTATGTTCATGAGTTTGGACTCCTTTCAGTGGTTGTTTGTTTCTATTGTACCATCGACCATGCCAACGTCCGGCATTGCGGAAGGTCCGCAGCGTCGATTTGAGAGAGTGGTTCGGATAAAGCAAGTGCGGGGTAGGACCCGGCATCGGCATATGATATCTTTGGCTGCATTCAGAAAAAACAGCCCGCAAACGCAGGCTGTATGATTGTTCTTTGAATGGAAGAGGCTGTCAGTCCCGGAAAAGCACAGGCATTTCCTGACTCCATCAAAGGGAACGAGGCTCAATGTGACGTGTCTGCCGTCCACTGTCATGGCCGGGAAACTGGTCACTCCATATTCTGCAGGAAGGCCAGGCAGGCTTTTTTGGTTTCGTAGAGGTCGGCCTTGGAGCTGACTTCGAAGGGGGCGTGCATGTTCAAAAGGGCCACGCCGCCGTCAATGACCTGCATTCCGTAGTTGGCGAGCAGGTAGGCAATGGTGCCGCCGCCTCCCAGGTCCACTTTGCCAAGTTCCGACATCTGCCAGACGACGTGGTTGTCGTCGAAGACCTTCCGAAGGGCTGCGACGAACTCTGCACTGGCGTCATTGGAGCCGGACTTGCCGCGGCTGCCTGTGTATTTGCCCATGGCGAATCCGCCGCCGAGCACAGCCTGGTTGCCATTGGGGCTGGAGGCTGCGGCATAGTTGGGATCGTGGGCTGCGGTGACGTCGTTGGAGAGTGCCGTGCTGTTCTGCAGGGTGCGGTTGAGGGCCACGAGGGAGTCGTTGCCCTGTGCGTGGAGCAGTTCCGCGACGAGGTTATCGAAGAAGCGGCTCTGCATGCCGGTGGCACCCACAGACCCGATTTCTTCCTTGTCGGCGAGAATCGTCATGGCGGTGCGCTTGACGGGTCCGCATTCGAGCTGGGCAATGAGGGAAGGATAGGCACAGGAGCGGTCATCCTGTCCGTAGCCCAGGACCATGGACTTGTCGAGGCCCAGTGTGCGGGCTTTGCCCTGGGGCACGATTTCCAGCTCCGCGGAAATGAAGTCCGCTTCGTCAATGCCGTAGGCATCCTTGAGCAGCTTCAGAATATTGGCCTTCACCGCATCCTTTTCCTGTCCCTTTTCGGGAATGGAACCGAAGAGCACGTTCAGGTCTTCCCCTTCTACGACTTCCGGAGCGGGTTTCTTCATCTGCTCGGCAGCCAGGTGCGGCAGCAGGTCGGTGACAACAAAGACAGGATCGTCTTCGTGGTCGCCAATGGCCACATCCATCTGGGTGCCGTCCTTGAGCACGATCACGCCATAGAGGGCCAGGGGCAGTGCGGTCCACTGGTATTTCTTGATCCCGCCGTAGTAATGGGTGTCCAACAGGCACAGTCCGTCGGCTTCATAGAGCGGTTTGGGTTTCAGGTCCAGGCGCGGGGAGTCAATGTGGGCACAGAGAATGTTCATGCCCTGTTCCAGCGGATTGCTGCCGAGCTGCACCAGGGCAATGGCCTTGCCCATCATGTTGAACCAGACTTTGTCGCCGGCTTTCAGGGTCTCGTGGTTGAAGATCACCTCATTCATGTCGCGGTAACCAAATCCCCTGGCCAGGGCAATGGCCTGGTCCACCACACGTCGTTCGGTTTTCCCTTCGGAAATAAACTGCATGTAGTTGTCGGCGAATGTCATGACGGTATCGAGCTGTTCGGGTGTATAGGTGTCCCAGGCGGTTTTCGCGGGTGTTTCCTTTGTCATTGGTTGTCAGTCCTCCAGTCTGTCATACAGCTTCCGGGACAGGTCCAGCTTGTCCGGGTCGCTGTTTCTGAATTCTATTTTACCACCGGCGTCATTGAGACTGCCGGCGAGCACATCCTTCAGGTGCCTGGCAGTACCCCGGTTGCCGTCTATGAATGTGACGTTGGGGAACAGCTGCTGCAGGCGGTCTTTGTAGAAGACAAAGTGGGTGCAGCCCAGGACCACAGCATCCGGGTGATCCGACCGGGTCATGCAGTCCTGCAGGACCTGGTCCACGGTGTCGGTCTTGTCCAGCCGGTCCTGCTCCACGAGCTCCACGAGTCTGGGACAGGGCACTCGGGTGACGGGGATGTCCTTTCCCCATTTGTCCATGAGGTCCTGAAACTTCTTCTCCTTGAGGGTGAGATCCGTGGCCCACACCGCAATGCGTCTGTTGGTGTGCTGGTCCACGGCGACTTTCAGGGCCGGCTCCATTCCAATGATGGGGATGTCATACTTGGCCCGCAGGTATGGAACGGCGGCACTGGTGGCGGTGTTGCAGGCTATGACAATGGCTTTGCATCCGGCATCCACGAGCTGCGCACAGATGGCATCCGACAGGTCCCGGATGGTGTCTTTGTCTTTGGTGCCATAGGGGTTGTTGGCGCTGTCCCCGAAGTAGACCAGGTCTTCAGCCGGCAGTTCTTTATATACTTCATGCAGGACGCTGATGCCGCCCAGTCCGGAATCGAAGAGTCCGATGGGGTCCTGCTTTCTGTTTCTGGTAGTCATCGGATTTATTGTACAACAGGGCTCAAGGACGGGACAGGATGTAAAAAACAGAGAGCCGAAACTCTCTGCGTGCTTTGCTGTCCACTTTGGGGATGCGGTCCGCCTTTCCTGAAATCAGTCGTCAGTTGTCATAGTCAGCTGCTGGAATCCTTAAAATCGGAAAGATCGACTGGCTCAGATACTTTTCCCGACTTGCAGTTGCGAACAGCCTGATCCATTTCCCTAAGTGTCCGTTCCGAAATCTCTTTGGGCCTGGTTATTTCCATGCGGGTGTCTCCTTTGAAGTGGGATATCCCACACTCCTAAAATACCAGATTCTAATCATTGTCGCCTTTTTTGTATTTTTCCAGCTGGCCGACAGCTGTTATGAAGAAAATACCGCTGGAGCTGACAAATCTGCTGTAAAACCTGCCATACACAAAATGCGGACCCGGCGATCACCTGCCGGGTCCGTTTTTTCTAGTAGTTGGTGACAGGCTTTCGTTCTGCCTTCAGGTTGTGCTTCTTGCCGCTGCGGCGTTCCAGCTCCGCGGAGATCTCCTCCAGCGTGATGCCTTTTTCCACCATCAGCACGACCATGTGGTAGAACAGGTCGCCGAATTCGTTGATCAGGTCCTCTTTGGACTGGGACAGGCTGGCAATGATCACCTCGGTGCATTCCTCGCCGACCTTCTTCAGGATCTTCTCCTCGCCCTTTCCAAACAGGTAGCTGGTGTAGCTCCCTTCCTCGGGACTGGCCTTGCGGTCCAGCACCGTTTCATACAGTACGTTCAGTTCTTCCATTCCATTTCCTCCAGGACCCGGTAAAAGCAGCTGCGGTGACCCGTATGGCAGGCGGCTCCGTCCTGGTGGACTTTCACCAGCAGGGTGTCTTCGTCACAGTCATAGCGGATTTCCTGCACGTGCTGGAAGTGTCCGCTGGTTTCTCCCTTGCACCACAGCTCCTGTCGGGACC includes the following:
- the hisI gene encoding phosphoribosyl-AMP cyclohydrolase, yielding MTLDFAKGNGLIPAIVQDADNGEVLMLGYMNEESLKKTLETGLATYWSRSRQELWCKGETSGHFQHVQEIRYDCDEDTLLVKVHQDGAACHTGHRSCFYRVLEEMEWKN
- a CDS encoding aminopeptidase — translated: MTKETPAKTAWDTYTPEQLDTVMTFADNYMQFISEGKTERRVVDQAIALARGFGYRDMNEVIFNHETLKAGDKVWFNMMGKAIALVQLGSNPLEQGMNILCAHIDSPRLDLKPKPLYEADGLCLLDTHYYGGIKKYQWTALPLALYGVIVLKDGTQMDVAIGDHEDDPVFVVTDLLPHLAAEQMKKPAPEVVEGEDLNVLFGSIPEKGQEKDAVKANILKLLKDAYGIDEADFISAELEIVPQGKARTLGLDKSMVLGYGQDDRSCAYPSLIAQLECGPVKRTAMTILADKEEIGSVGATGMQSRFFDNLVAELLHAQGNDSLVALNRTLQNSTALSNDVTAAHDPNYAAASSPNGNQAVLGGGFAMGKYTGSRGKSGSNDASAEFVAALRKVFDDNHVVWQMSELGKVDLGGGGTIAYLLANYGMQVIDGGVALLNMHAPFEVSSKADLYETKKACLAFLQNME
- the murI gene encoding glutamate racemase translates to MTTRNRKQDPIGLFDSGLGGISVLHEVYKELPAEDLVYFGDSANNPYGTKDKDTIRDLSDAICAQLVDAGCKAIVIACNTATSAAVPYLRAKYDIPIIGMEPALKVAVDQHTNRRIAVWATDLTLKEKKFQDLMDKWGKDIPVTRVPCPRLVELVEQDRLDKTDTVDQVLQDCMTRSDHPDAVVLGCTHFVFYKDRLQQLFPNVTFIDGNRGTARHLKDVLAGSLNDAGGKIEFRNSDPDKLDLSRKLYDRLED
- a CDS encoding CBS domain-containing protein; this translates as MNQDNESFLNLCQSFESLVRARYDLEDKDSPYYYLAGLEDFDSHRETIHTIRGLRNILVHNNVEIQGQPGFVVQPVLMEQLKDVIARVENPTRAKDIMTTGILWGDMNSTVGELLDLMKTKHVKRIPIRKDGKLAGVFSENAVFRRLVSGKQLKRQETMSQWLEDVRLDHPDGERYEFCHENDPVHILEARFCKPARQRLAILFVKDNKERIQGMVTVYDIARDLPDYGKAVDPERRGGR
- a CDS encoding AAA family ATPase gives rise to the protein MKRVITITREFGSGGRTIAKELANRLGWEYYDYSLIAKIAAQSGYAPEYIERHGEDITSWNMWNMGFFSLSDSLFLAQRKVILDLAEKGNCVIVGRCADYILEDRTDVLNVFIYADEAWKKDRIKTIYGENEKDFDRRFKEKNKKRASYYKYYTGHSWGRAWYYDLCLKTSSLGIEETVNILQSVIVS
- the hisE gene encoding phosphoribosyl-ATP diphosphatase codes for the protein MEELNVLYETVLDRKASPEEGSYTSYLFGKGEEKILKKVGEECTEVIIASLSQSKEDLINEFGDLFYHMVVLMVEKGITLEEISAELERRSGKKHNLKAERKPVTNY
- the thyA gene encoding thymidylate synthase codes for the protein MPAWDDQYCTLAREILDHGQRVHNRTGTDSIKIPSWHFRIDLKDGFPALTTKQLFIRQAVLEILWIWQARSNDVRWLQDRNVHIWDKWEINEEGKWIDEDTGKVLKSFDPSFAHTIGTAYGYVMDKYRLPQRLIDSLRNDPEDRRRVVSLWQESELDTAVLPPCVWSTEWDVTDGKLNLWVHQRSCDVPLGLPFNVAQYAVLLMMIAQVTGLEPGTMDWSIKDAHIYVDQVEGMKEQLRRWQEEEPKPAPTLWIDPAITEFEDFDSSTACTSVKLENYEHMGKLRFALTQ
- a CDS encoding dihydrofolate reductase, which codes for MKLELIAAVGRNLELGRDNDLIFDIPGDLKFFARTTRGHTIVMGRHTFDSLPHKLPGRHHVVISRTMTSDDPDIEIFDSLEAFLEAYGPKDELVYGIGGASLYAQMLPYAGALVLTEVDADADADVYFPAFDANAWKATELGRQEENGLAYRHVRYERP
- a CDS encoding Cof-type HAD-IIB family hydrolase; the protein is MNIEQPLVTMIATDLDGTLLDSHKQVSAETRKVLRELKNRGILFGIASGRPVESGQILVHDWGLENDISFLIGMNGGALYDMRTKAKHKYYPLSGDKILEIMEHFKDMDVIFQCMLGNDRFVSKSTEKTRAHAKLFCEHEHEVDLQEFLPGREIDKLILFLDPELMPAVRQRATTFSDPAYTSMQTADNLYEYMDPRINKGFGIEKACKHYGITPDHVVAFGDAENDEAMIETVGLGVAMANASDELKKIADVVLKETNDQDGLAHFVENVVLPANTDRLEHDANARLG